One part of the Haloprofundus halobius genome encodes these proteins:
- a CDS encoding serpin family protein, whose amino-acid sequence MNRREILALSGALAAATLAGCTDGEQTPSGAETPVDTPTETPTEEPSTEDPPTEEPPTGEPGVDDERLAALAAGNAAFALDLHKYLASEKETNLFLSPYSVSAALAMTYAGARGETRKQMEDTLHYTLGEELHPTFADVRAALDERETTEDQTNGEEVDAFQLAVANALWGREDYPFDEDYLALLEEHYAAGLRRSDFGNDPDGERERINDWVADATNDRIEDLLRPGSITPATVLVLTNAIYFMASWQFEFDPQDTEDGTFTALDGSKSTVPMMHQNLRTNYASIPGAQAIELPYVGEEVSMVLILPDEGEFEAVEQDLDADRLFGIFDELSDAAGDLALPKFEFETEADLSKTLRELGMPVAFEGSADFGGMVEGDAGDLWIDQITHKAFISVDEEGTEAAASTAVVMIESMPPDWGELRFDRPFLFCIRDRPTDTVLFLGRVVDADAMQGDL is encoded by the coding sequence ATGAATCGACGTGAAATCCTGGCGCTGTCGGGGGCGCTCGCTGCTGCGACGCTCGCAGGCTGTACCGACGGCGAGCAGACACCGTCGGGAGCCGAGACGCCGGTCGATACACCGACGGAGACACCAACCGAGGAACCGTCGACCGAGGATCCGCCGACCGAGGAACCGCCGACCGGTGAACCCGGCGTCGACGACGAGCGACTGGCCGCCCTCGCCGCCGGCAACGCAGCGTTTGCCCTCGACCTCCACAAGTACCTCGCTTCTGAGAAGGAGACCAACCTGTTTCTGTCCCCGTACAGCGTCTCGGCGGCGCTCGCGATGACGTACGCCGGTGCTCGCGGTGAGACCCGAAAACAAATGGAAGATACCCTCCACTACACGCTGGGTGAGGAGCTTCATCCGACCTTCGCCGACGTTCGGGCCGCCCTCGACGAGCGAGAGACGACCGAAGACCAGACGAACGGCGAGGAAGTCGACGCCTTCCAACTTGCGGTCGCTAACGCGCTCTGGGGCCGAGAGGACTACCCCTTCGACGAGGACTACCTCGCCTTGTTGGAGGAGCACTACGCGGCGGGGCTCCGTCGGAGCGACTTCGGCAACGACCCCGACGGAGAGCGCGAGCGAATCAACGACTGGGTCGCCGATGCGACCAACGACCGTATCGAAGACTTGCTGCGACCGGGCTCGATTACCCCCGCGACGGTTCTCGTCCTGACGAACGCCATCTATTTCATGGCGAGTTGGCAGTTCGAGTTCGACCCCCAAGATACCGAGGACGGCACGTTCACCGCGCTGGACGGGTCCAAGTCGACTGTTCCGATGATGCACCAGAACCTCCGGACGAACTACGCGTCCATCCCCGGCGCGCAGGCCATCGAACTGCCGTACGTCGGCGAGGAGGTTTCGATGGTGTTGATTCTTCCCGACGAAGGTGAGTTCGAGGCCGTCGAACAGGACCTCGACGCAGACCGACTGTTCGGCATCTTCGACGAGTTGAGCGACGCTGCTGGAGACTTGGCACTCCCGAAGTTCGAGTTCGAGACGGAAGCTGACCTCTCGAAGACGCTGCGAGAGCTCGGCATGCCGGTGGCATTCGAGGGGAGCGCCGACTTCGGCGGGATGGTCGAAGGAGATGCTGGCGACCTCTGGATCGACCAGATAACCCACAAGGCGTTCATCTCAGTCGACGAAGAGGGCACCGAGGCCGCGGCTTCCACGGCCGTCGTGATGATCGAGTCCATGCCACCGGACTGGGGCGAACTACGGTTCGACCGACCGTTCCTGTTCTGTATCCGGGACCGTCCCACGGACACCGTCTTGTTCCTCGGTCGGGTCGTCGACGCGGACGCCATGCAGGGAGACCTGTAA
- the hutG gene encoding formimidoylglutamase, producing MSTLTEPVAWEGTSSDPMDEQFGDIVESADLESANGYDVVLVGEPYDGGVISRRGAAEGPSAIRDALAAVKTHHFDVGPVDGIADLGDVEIPAETEAVAEVQETIRETTTSVHALDALPVFLGGDNSLTVPNVAPLLEQGSVGVLNVDAHLDVRAARDGPTSGTPYRQLHEAGLDAYACIGARHFETSSTYHDYVRENGGTVVTTAEVSDDLVAAVDRALSGLDSVDHLYCSVDIDVLDATYCGCSAPTPGGLLPRELFQLVRLVAADERLAGFEVVECAPPLDAEGRTVDAAARTIAHFLAGWSA from the coding sequence ATGAGCACGCTCACCGAACCGGTCGCTTGGGAGGGCACGTCGTCGGACCCGATGGACGAACAGTTCGGCGACATCGTCGAGAGCGCGGACCTCGAAAGCGCAAACGGGTACGACGTCGTTCTCGTCGGCGAACCGTACGACGGCGGGGTTATCTCCCGACGGGGTGCCGCGGAGGGGCCGTCGGCTATCAGAGACGCGCTGGCGGCGGTGAAGACGCATCACTTCGACGTGGGGCCCGTCGACGGTATCGCCGACCTCGGCGACGTGGAGATACCTGCAGAGACAGAAGCGGTCGCGGAAGTACAGGAGACGATTCGAGAAACCACAACGTCCGTGCACGCGCTCGACGCGCTTCCCGTGTTCCTCGGCGGCGATAACTCGCTCACCGTCCCGAACGTCGCGCCGTTGCTCGAACAGGGGAGCGTCGGTGTCCTCAACGTCGATGCCCATCTCGACGTTCGAGCGGCCCGAGACGGTCCGACGAGCGGGACGCCGTATCGACAGTTACACGAAGCGGGACTCGACGCCTACGCCTGTATCGGCGCTCGACATTTCGAGACGAGTTCGACGTATCACGACTACGTCCGCGAGAACGGCGGAACTGTCGTAACGACAGCAGAGGTCTCAGACGACCTCGTTGCGGCCGTCGATCGAGCGCTCTCGGGACTGGACTCGGTCGACCACCTCTACTGCAGCGTCGATATCGACGTCCTCGATGCGACGTACTGTGGCTGCAGCGCCCCAACGCCCGGTGGTCTACTGCCGCGCGAGTTATTCCAACTCGTCCGCCTCGTCGCCGCCGACGAACGACTTGCGGGCTTCGAAGTCGTCGAGTGTGCCCCGCCGCTCGACGCCGAGGGACGAACTGTCGATGCCGCCGCCCG
- a CDS encoding bacterio-opsin activator domain-containing protein: MTASPTVLDSSTVLLVGTSEWISRFAATLETRTEATVRSARTEADAFDIFRNQSVDCFVSEHALDGTTGLELLREIRAETTVLPVILGTDSGSEAIASEAIRAGVTEYVALTESTEQMVAELLDRTERAIRSARRAATRRERARQFDAIFNDSRTATWVLDPEGSLVRVNRTAREMVDEDVETVVGEPFWTLPWWSQSNETETEVRQVVEKALDGTFGNVVVPQPSHIANPRVIELSVRPVEDERGDLASVVVEGVDITERVDLEQDLRRSEELHRVTLNNMTDTVLITDEAGEYTYVCPNVHFIFGYTAAEIRERGTIDGLLGEDLFDRDELAEEGVLKNIECTATDKAGREHTLLVNVREVSIQDGTLLFSCRDITKRKQREEALATLHETARDFLYAETHQEIAQHVVGNTLGVLGLDASAVYLFDVDTNDLRPAAHSRAMRTLNGPLPTVHADGETLPSYSFVEDEVLFLDDVHETDRLENRATDLRSSAYIPLGNHGVFVAGSTRVGVFDDVTRELADLLAVTAVAALDRVTRESRLRDQDRTLQEQNEQLTALNRINETIREIDQALVQAETRAEIDHTVCERLTADDRLRFAWIGSIDPTTDTVEPRAWAGTERGYLDSQSFAVGAEDTEPAGRTAATGEVTLVTNVAADLRDEPWRKDALSRDYLSVLSIPLVYNDLVHGVLTVYAPTRDAFDDTSKAVLGELGETIASALSAIERKNALLTTSMTRVEFAVDDPSFVLSRLAREANCTLSYQGGVQQSSEGSYVFVTVEDASVEAVADAASQLVAIDDVRQISADAEGGVLRLRLTQPFLALELADHGAIFREATADPSNTTLVVDSPDSIDVRTITQLVRETFSTVELRSKQTLDQSIERDLYSKFLEKLTERQFEVIQTAYYSGFFESPRESTGEEVAETLGISPPAFSKHVRTVQRKLFATLFEGRDLPAATSAGGVK, from the coding sequence ATGACGGCTTCCCCTACTGTCCTCGATTCGTCGACCGTACTGCTCGTCGGAACGAGCGAGTGGATCTCCCGGTTCGCAGCGACGCTCGAAACGCGGACCGAGGCGACTGTCCGGAGCGCTCGAACCGAAGCGGACGCGTTCGATATCTTCCGGAATCAGTCCGTGGACTGCTTCGTCAGCGAGCACGCGCTCGACGGGACGACCGGACTCGAACTGCTCAGAGAGATTCGTGCCGAGACTACCGTGCTCCCCGTGATACTCGGCACCGACTCCGGAAGCGAAGCCATCGCTAGCGAAGCGATCAGGGCCGGAGTGACCGAGTACGTCGCGCTGACGGAGTCGACCGAACAGATGGTAGCCGAGCTCCTCGACCGGACCGAACGGGCGATTCGGTCCGCACGACGGGCGGCTACCCGGCGGGAACGCGCCAGACAGTTCGACGCCATCTTCAACGATTCGCGGACCGCGACGTGGGTGCTCGATCCGGAGGGGTCGCTCGTCCGAGTGAACCGGACGGCACGCGAGATGGTCGACGAAGACGTCGAAACCGTCGTCGGCGAGCCGTTTTGGACGCTTCCGTGGTGGTCGCAGTCCAACGAAACGGAGACCGAGGTGCGACAGGTCGTCGAGAAGGCGCTCGACGGAACGTTCGGCAACGTCGTCGTCCCACAGCCGTCACACATCGCGAACCCACGCGTTATCGAACTCTCGGTGCGGCCGGTCGAGGACGAACGCGGTGACCTCGCCTCGGTCGTCGTCGAGGGCGTCGATATCACAGAGCGGGTCGATCTCGAACAGGATCTCCGTCGCTCCGAGGAACTCCATCGCGTCACGCTCAACAACATGACCGACACCGTCCTCATCACGGACGAAGCCGGCGAGTACACCTACGTCTGTCCCAACGTCCACTTCATCTTCGGGTACACGGCCGCGGAGATCCGCGAACGGGGGACGATCGACGGACTCCTCGGCGAGGATCTCTTCGACCGCGACGAACTCGCAGAAGAGGGCGTCCTCAAGAACATCGAGTGCACGGCGACCGACAAAGCGGGACGCGAACACACGCTCTTGGTCAACGTCCGTGAAGTCTCGATTCAGGACGGCACGCTCCTCTTTAGCTGTCGGGATATCACGAAACGGAAGCAGCGCGAGGAGGCGCTGGCGACGCTTCACGAGACCGCTCGGGACTTTCTGTACGCCGAAACTCACCAGGAGATCGCCCAGCACGTCGTCGGCAACACCCTTGGCGTGCTCGGCCTCGATGCGAGTGCCGTCTACCTGTTCGACGTCGACACCAACGACCTCCGCCCCGCGGCGCATTCACGGGCGATGCGAACACTGAACGGCCCACTTCCGACCGTTCACGCCGACGGTGAGACGCTCCCGAGTTACAGTTTCGTCGAGGACGAAGTGCTGTTCCTCGACGACGTCCACGAGACGGACCGACTCGAAAACAGGGCGACTGACCTCCGAAGTTCGGCTTACATCCCGCTCGGCAATCACGGAGTGTTCGTCGCGGGGTCAACCCGAGTCGGCGTATTCGACGACGTAACGCGGGAACTGGCCGACCTTCTCGCGGTGACGGCCGTGGCCGCTCTCGACCGCGTCACCCGAGAGTCACGACTGCGCGACCAGGACCGAACGCTTCAGGAGCAAAACGAGCAACTGACAGCCCTGAATCGCATCAACGAGACGATTCGGGAGATCGATCAGGCGCTCGTTCAAGCCGAAACGCGAGCGGAGATCGACCACACCGTCTGCGAACGGTTGACCGCCGACGACCGACTTCGATTCGCCTGGATCGGGTCGATCGATCCGACGACCGACACCGTAGAGCCGCGCGCTTGGGCGGGGACGGAGCGCGGGTACTTGGACAGCCAGTCGTTCGCCGTCGGCGCGGAGGACACCGAACCGGCCGGCCGGACCGCGGCCACCGGCGAGGTGACGCTGGTGACGAACGTCGCGGCCGACCTCCGCGACGAACCGTGGCGGAAAGACGCGCTCTCGCGCGACTACCTCTCCGTACTGAGCATCCCACTCGTGTACAACGACCTCGTGCACGGTGTGTTGACCGTCTACGCGCCGACTCGGGACGCGTTCGATGACACCTCGAAGGCCGTTCTGGGCGAACTCGGTGAGACCATCGCATCTGCACTCAGCGCCATCGAACGGAAGAACGCGTTGCTCACGACGTCGATGACGCGCGTGGAGTTCGCCGTCGACGACCCCTCGTTCGTCCTCTCACGACTCGCCCGGGAGGCGAACTGTACCCTCTCGTATCAGGGCGGCGTCCAGCAGTCCTCGGAGGGAAGTTACGTGTTCGTCACCGTCGAAGACGCATCCGTAGAGGCGGTCGCCGACGCGGCATCGCAGTTGGTCGCAATCGACGACGTCCGACAGATCAGCGCCGACGCCGAGGGCGGCGTCTTACGACTACGGCTCACACAGCCGTTCCTCGCCCTGGAGTTAGCTGACCACGGCGCGATCTTCCGGGAGGCGACCGCCGATCCGAGCAACACCACGCTCGTCGTCGACAGCCCGGACAGCATCGACGTTCGAACCATCACGCAACTCGTCCGTGAGACGTTCTCGACCGTCGAACTCCGTTCGAAGCAGACGCTCGACCAGTCGATAGAGCGCGACCTCTACTCGAAGTTCCTCGAGAAGTTGACCGAGCGACAGTTCGAGGTGATACAGACGGCGTACTACAGCGGTTTTTTCGAGTCACCGCGCGAGAGCACGGGCGAAGAGGTCGCAGAGACGCTCGGAATCAGCCCGCCCGCGTTCTCTAAACACGTACGGACGGTCCAGCGTAAACTGTTCGCTACGCTCTTCGAAGGGCGCGATCTCCCGGCTGCGACGTCCGCTGGTGGGGTTAAATAA
- a CDS encoding alpha/beta hydrolase, which translates to MQADEIDPQARAAVERQNRFPLPHSRRGLKLLRLLTRPATWIQNRNSPSVGATIDRTIPGPTGELDVRLYLPGGDGPVPTVVFFHGGGFVLGSIGTHDWLCRQLTRESDCAVLSVDYRLAPEHPFPAAVEDAYAAVEWAAESTDALHGTGEIAVAGDSAGGNLAAVTALMAAERDGPELAHQLLIYPAVGIDEDQQSVRENAGIVLSEADMEWFGDCYYGNDIHRRNPYADPTNAADVSDVAPATVVTAGFDPLRDGGKAYAEQLVGDGVPTRYENYEAMVHGFMTMRDVDRTREAISDVAGDVVDAFDGR; encoded by the coding sequence ATGCAAGCCGACGAGATCGATCCACAGGCGCGCGCGGCGGTCGAACGGCAGAATCGATTTCCGCTTCCGCACAGCCGTCGTGGGCTGAAGCTTCTCCGTCTCCTCACGCGGCCGGCAACGTGGATCCAGAACCGGAATTCGCCGAGCGTCGGGGCCACCATCGACCGAACGATTCCCGGTCCGACGGGCGAACTAGACGTCCGACTCTATCTTCCGGGCGGGGATGGGCCCGTCCCCACCGTCGTCTTCTTTCACGGCGGCGGGTTCGTCCTCGGGAGTATCGGCACGCACGACTGGCTCTGCCGACAGCTCACCCGTGAGAGCGACTGCGCCGTCCTCTCGGTCGATTACCGCCTCGCTCCCGAGCACCCCTTTCCTGCGGCGGTCGAAGACGCCTACGCCGCCGTCGAGTGGGCGGCGGAGAGTACAGACGCTCTCCACGGAACCGGTGAGATCGCCGTCGCTGGCGACTCCGCCGGCGGGAATCTCGCCGCCGTCACGGCGCTCATGGCCGCCGAGCGCGACGGCCCCGAACTCGCTCACCAACTCCTCATCTACCCCGCCGTCGGCATCGACGAAGACCAGCAGTCCGTCCGAGAGAACGCCGGAATCGTCCTCAGCGAGGCCGACATGGAGTGGTTCGGCGACTGCTACTACGGAAACGACATCCACAGACGAAACCCGTACGCCGACCCGACGAACGCCGCCGACGTCTCCGATGTCGCCCCGGCGACGGTCGTTACCGCCGGATTCGACCCCCTCCGCGACGGCGGCAAGGCGTACGCCGAACAACTCGTCGGTGACGGGGTTCCGACACGCTACGAGAACTACGAGGCCATGGTACACGGCTTCATGACGATGCGCGACGTCGACCGAACTCGCGAGGCGATTTCGGACGTCGCTGGGGACGTAGTGGACGCATTCGATGGCCGGTAA
- a CDS encoding helix-turn-helix domain-containing protein, with protein MHKAVFRIRSDSPYASATARNDTRIELWCNDHCDLLHIEGDRQSDVVDHVESTVGVRERIENGDDRTIVTDACLKEYRDDYIERHIAASGCLLLPPLRYERGAKVVRVLALDPANLATLYADISADHDVTVESKQELTSVKSETPVLSASAFLPDLSVRQREVFLTAYERGYYEIPRGTTTAEIAAVVGVGRRTAEHHLRRAEEKLATAFAAYL; from the coding sequence ATGCACAAGGCGGTGTTCCGAATCCGAAGCGACAGTCCGTACGCGAGTGCGACGGCGAGAAACGACACTCGAATCGAACTGTGGTGCAACGACCACTGCGATTTACTTCACATCGAAGGTGACCGGCAGTCCGATGTCGTCGACCACGTCGAATCGACGGTCGGCGTCCGCGAGCGGATCGAAAACGGTGACGACCGCACTATCGTCACCGACGCGTGCCTCAAGGAGTACCGAGACGATTACATCGAGCGCCATATCGCCGCGAGTGGTTGTCTCCTCCTACCGCCGCTTCGCTACGAACGCGGCGCGAAAGTCGTCCGCGTGCTCGCCTTGGACCCGGCGAACCTGGCGACGTTGTACGCCGATATCTCGGCGGACCACGACGTGACGGTCGAGTCGAAACAGGAACTGACGTCGGTGAAGTCAGAGACGCCCGTGCTCTCGGCGAGCGCGTTCCTCCCGGACCTCTCGGTACGACAGCGAGAGGTGTTTCTCACCGCCTACGAGCGGGGGTACTACGAGATTCCGCGCGGGACGACGACAGCGGAAATCGCTGCCGTCGTCGGTGTGGGTCGTCGAACTGCAGAACACCACCTCAGGCGTGCCGAAGAGAAACTGGCGACGGCGTTCGCGGCGTATCTGTGA
- the gdhB gene encoding glutamate dehydrogenase GdhB, whose protein sequence is MASTPDDSHDGAGDAPRELTQSESALETARRQLYHAASHLDIDPNIVERLTYPKKIHEVTIPIERDDGTVEVFTGYRAQHDSVRGPFKGGLRYHPDVTRDECVGLGMWMTWKCAVMDLPFGGAKGGVAVDPKELSSGEIERLTRRFAQELRDVIGPNQDVPAPDMGTDPQTMAWLMDAYSMQEGETTPGVVTGKPPSIGGSEGREEAPGRSVAIVTKLVCEYYDRPLEETTVAVQGYGSVGANAARLLDDWGATIVAVSDVNGAMYDPSGIDTAAVPSHDEKPEAVTKYADTVISNDDLLTLDVDVLVPAALGNVITNENAEEIAAAFVVEGANGPTTSAADSILEERGVAVIPDILANAGGVTVSYFEWLQDINRRAWPLERVNDELDAEMQSAWHAVRTEYERRDVTWRDAAYIVALSRIAEAHELRGLWP, encoded by the coding sequence ATGGCATCGACACCCGACGACAGCCACGACGGGGCCGGTGACGCCCCGAGAGAACTGACGCAGTCGGAATCGGCGCTCGAAACCGCTCGCCGACAGCTGTATCACGCCGCCAGTCACCTGGATATCGACCCGAACATCGTCGAACGGCTCACGTATCCGAAGAAGATTCACGAGGTGACGATTCCCATCGAACGGGACGACGGAACGGTCGAAGTGTTCACCGGCTACAGAGCCCAGCACGACAGCGTCAGAGGGCCGTTCAAGGGTGGGCTCCGGTACCATCCCGACGTGACCAGAGACGAGTGTGTCGGCCTCGGGATGTGGATGACGTGGAAATGTGCGGTGATGGACCTCCCGTTCGGGGGTGCGAAGGGCGGCGTCGCCGTCGATCCGAAGGAACTGAGTTCCGGGGAGATAGAGCGCCTGACTCGCCGATTCGCCCAAGAGCTTCGTGACGTCATCGGCCCCAATCAGGACGTTCCCGCGCCGGACATGGGGACGGACCCGCAGACGATGGCGTGGCTGATGGACGCGTACTCGATGCAGGAAGGCGAGACGACTCCGGGTGTCGTCACCGGCAAGCCGCCATCCATCGGCGGCAGCGAAGGCCGCGAGGAAGCGCCCGGCCGGAGCGTCGCCATCGTCACGAAACTGGTCTGTGAGTACTACGACCGACCGCTCGAAGAGACGACGGTCGCGGTCCAAGGCTACGGCAGCGTCGGCGCGAACGCGGCCCGACTCCTCGACGACTGGGGGGCGACGATCGTCGCGGTGAGCGACGTGAACGGGGCGATGTACGATCCGTCGGGAATCGATACGGCCGCCGTGCCGTCGCACGACGAGAAACCGGAAGCCGTCACGAAATACGCGGATACCGTCATCTCGAACGACGACCTGCTCACGCTCGACGTCGACGTACTGGTTCCGGCCGCACTCGGGAACGTGATTACGAACGAGAACGCCGAAGAGATCGCCGCGGCGTTCGTCGTCGAGGGCGCGAACGGTCCGACGACCTCCGCGGCCGACTCGATTCTCGAAGAGCGCGGCGTCGCCGTGATTCCCGACATCCTCGCCAACGCGGGCGGCGTCACCGTCTCGTACTTCGAGTGGCTCCAAGACATCAACAGACGCGCGTGGCCGCTCGAACGCGTGAACGACGAACTCGACGCGGAGATGCAGTCGGCCTGGCATGCCGTCCGAACCGAGTACGAACGTCGGGACGTCACCTGGCGCGACGCGGCCTACATCGTCGCGCTCTCACGCATCGCGGAAGCACACGAACTGCGTGGGCTCTGGCCGTAA
- the hutU gene encoding urocanate hydratase — translation MAEQHPENEPTDDIGAPSAQWLDYQGSPTGTEIECEGWRQEAALRMLNNNLDPEVGEKPEKLVVYGGTGRAARSWDAYDSILSELRTLADDETLLVQSGKPVGRFATHERAPRVLIANSNLVGAWDNWEQFHELESKGLIMYGQMTAGSWAYIGTQGIIQGTFETLAEAARQHFPDHEGLRGTITVTAGLGGMGGAQPLAVTMNHGVCLAAEVDEGRIDRRLETGYCMEKTDGLDEAIELAETAAENGEPLSIGLHMNAAEMFDGLLEREFVPDLVTDQTSAHDELEGYYPAGYTVEEADRLREEDPERYVEASLDTMQRHVEGILAMQERGAVAFEYGNNIRGQVQTHRGMANAFDFPGFVPAYIRPLFCRGKGPFRWVALSGEEADIHRTDRAVTELFPEKEMLHRWIALAQEQVSFQGLPSRVCWLGYETDEEGLTERARFALRINELVADGEIAAPVVVTRDHLDAGSVASPNRETEAMRDGSDAIADWPILNALLNCAAGADIVSVHDGGGVGIGNSLHANNHVVLDGSDLAAEKAERVFTTDPGMGIVRHVDAGYEDALEEATASGVHIPMREDQ, via the coding sequence ATGGCCGAACAACATCCCGAAAACGAACCGACGGACGACATCGGCGCGCCATCGGCGCAATGGCTTGACTACCAGGGGTCGCCGACGGGCACCGAAATCGAGTGCGAGGGGTGGCGACAGGAGGCCGCCCTCCGCATGCTCAACAACAACCTCGACCCGGAGGTCGGAGAGAAACCGGAGAAACTCGTGGTGTACGGCGGCACCGGCCGAGCGGCCCGCAGTTGGGACGCGTACGACAGCATCCTCTCTGAGCTCCGGACGCTCGCCGACGACGAGACGTTGCTCGTCCAGTCGGGGAAACCGGTCGGCCGATTCGCGACCCACGAGCGCGCGCCGCGAGTGCTGATTGCGAACTCGAATCTCGTCGGTGCCTGGGACAACTGGGAGCAGTTCCACGAACTCGAATCGAAGGGCCTCATCATGTACGGGCAGATGACCGCCGGGTCGTGGGCCTACATCGGCACGCAGGGAATCATCCAGGGGACGTTCGAGACGCTGGCCGAAGCGGCCCGGCAACACTTCCCCGACCACGAGGGGCTTCGAGGGACGATTACGGTCACCGCCGGCCTGGGTGGGATGGGCGGAGCGCAACCGCTGGCGGTGACGATGAACCACGGTGTCTGTCTCGCGGCCGAAGTCGACGAAGGTCGAATCGACCGACGGCTCGAGACCGGTTACTGTATGGAGAAAACCGACGGCCTCGACGAGGCCATCGAACTAGCCGAGACGGCCGCCGAAAACGGTGAACCGCTCTCTATCGGGCTCCACATGAACGCCGCGGAGATGTTCGACGGACTGCTCGAACGCGAGTTCGTCCCCGACCTCGTCACCGACCAGACGAGCGCCCACGACGAACTGGAAGGGTACTACCCGGCGGGTTACACCGTCGAAGAAGCCGACAGGCTCCGCGAAGAGGACCCCGAACGGTACGTCGAAGCGAGCCTCGACACGATGCAACGACACGTCGAAGGCATCCTCGCTATGCAGGAGCGCGGGGCGGTGGCCTTCGAGTACGGGAACAACATCCGGGGACAGGTCCAGACCCACCGAGGAATGGCGAACGCGTTCGATTTCCCGGGGTTCGTCCCGGCGTACATCCGGCCGCTGTTCTGCCGCGGGAAAGGGCCGTTCCGCTGGGTCGCGCTCTCCGGGGAGGAAGCGGACATCCACCGGACCGACCGAGCGGTGACGGAACTGTTTCCCGAGAAGGAGATGCTGCACCGCTGGATAGCCCTCGCACAGGAGCAGGTCTCGTTTCAGGGACTGCCGAGTCGCGTCTGTTGGCTCGGATACGAAACCGACGAGGAGGGTCTGACCGAGCGTGCACGGTTCGCACTCCGAATCAACGAACTCGTCGCCGATGGCGAGATTGCAGCGCCGGTCGTCGTCACGCGCGACCACTTAGACGCCGGGAGCGTCGCTAGCCCGAACCGTGAGACCGAAGCGATGCGCGACGGCTCCGACGCGATTGCGGACTGGCCGATTCTCAACGCCTTGCTCAACTGCGCGGCGGGTGCCGACATCGTGAGCGTCCACGACGGCGGCGGCGTCGGCATCGGGAACTCGCTACACGCCAACAACCACGTCGTCCTCGACGGCTCCGACCTCGCCGCCGAGAAGGCCGAACGCGTCTTCACGACGGACCCCGGGATGGGTATCGTTCGCCACGTCGACGCCGGATACGAAGATGCACTGGAGGAGGCGACGGCGTCGGGCGTCCACATCCCGATGCGGGAGGACCAATGA
- a CDS encoding rubrerythrin-like domain-containing protein, which produces MRDVETQPGQESSYECFECGNITFAEVNPGTCPDCSGSMRNRQMPVE; this is translated from the coding sequence ATGAGAGATGTCGAAACCCAGCCTGGGCAGGAAAGTTCCTACGAGTGCTTCGAGTGTGGCAACATCACCTTCGCGGAAGTCAACCCCGGCACGTGTCCCGATTGCAGCGGATCGATGCGGAATCGACAGATGCCAGTCGAGTAA
- a CDS encoding DUF2270 domain-containing protein — MLQRNLFAYSLDPSQGIEDPDWRPRLSKGYREPRAKISYEEAIAHRLRRVYLPLFTVLLAAWLFRTVVTPGVQPWPVSASIGVISGTLVTGVVAAFYLVLVAITFRPRIWHATGELRRSDVGAWDDIE, encoded by the coding sequence ATACTCCAGCGAAACCTGTTCGCGTACTCGCTGGACCCTTCGCAGGGTATCGAAGACCCCGATTGGCGGCCGCGACTCTCGAAAGGCTACCGCGAGCCTCGGGCGAAAATCTCCTACGAAGAGGCCATCGCCCATCGCCTGCGTCGGGTGTACCTCCCGCTTTTCACCGTGCTGCTCGCCGCGTGGCTGTTTCGGACTGTCGTCACGCCCGGAGTCCAGCCGTGGCCGGTGAGTGCCTCGATAGGAGTGATTTCTGGGACACTCGTGACAGGGGTCGTCGCGGCGTTCTACCTGGTACTGGTCGCGATTACGTTCCGTCCGCGCATCTGGCATGCGACCGGCGAACTCCGGCGGAGCGACGTCGGTGCGTGGGACGATATCGAGTGA